Sequence from the Actinocatenispora sera genome:
CCACGACCGCGCCACGGCGCCGGAACGACGACCAGATCATCCGGATCCCCAACTGCGCCAGGTAGATCGCACCGGCGATGCGCAGCACCAGGTAGGCCAGGTGCGAGGCGGTGATCAGGGCGGACACTCCGGCGGCGGCGCCGGCGCCCCAGACCAGGGCACCGGTCGAGATGCCCAGTGCGGTGGCGGCGGCGTACCGCCGTCCCCGCGCCACCGCCGACCGGAGCACCAGCGCGGTGTCCAGGCCCGGCGTGATCGTCAACAAGCCGGCCACGACGGCGAACGAGGCCACGGCAGCAACCACTGTCACGCCACGGATCATGCCGCGGGGTGGGCCGCGGCGGAACCCGCTGTGCCCGACCTCACCGCCGGGCGCACCGGCCCGCGGCGACCGGGCCAGCTTGCGCTTCCTCCTCCGGGCGCGCCGTGTCGATCCGACCGGGTCGCATCCCGGCGCGCCGGTACCGGCCGGGACGCAGGGGCCGGGCGCTTCGCGCCCTCAGTTGGTGGGCTGCCAGGGGGGTGCGCCGTACCAGCCCATGCCGCAGTTGCGGAACCCGAGCCGTCGCACCTCCCGTACGACGGTGCCGGTCGCTGCGTCGAACAGGCCGATCGCGGTGTTGTAGTCGGCAACGTCGTCAGCCTTGAGCGCAGCGGCCGCCGCCGCCCAGTACGCGTCGGCGGCGATGAAGTCGGACTGTGCCTTGGCCACATCGGCACCCCAGGAGCCGCTGCCGTCCGGGGTCGGCCAGGCCCGGGCCATGGCCCGGCGCAGCGTCAACGTGTCCGACATCCACCGGTAGGTCAACGGGCTGGGCGCCGGCGTGGCCCTGATGACGTATCTGACGCACACGTAGTCGGAGGCGTCGACATAGGCCTTGCGGCTCGCGACGATCCCGGCCGACGGTGATGGCGCCGGGAACCACCGGTTGCGTAGATCGCTGAACGTACCGATGCCGAAGGCGAACGAGCACAACCCCAGCACCGTGCCGATCTTCCCCAACGACGCCCACAGCGAACCGGATCCAGATCCCGACCTCGCGCCGGGCTCGGCCCCAGGTCCTGTGGGGCCGGGCTTGGCCCGCGGCGCGGCCCCCGACTTCGCACCGGGCTTGGCGTCGGTCCGGGGATCGGCGGTGGTTTTCGGGCCGGTGTTCGACGCGCCGCTGGCGGCCGTCGACCCGGCCGGCGGCGCCGTGCCACGGCGGGGCGGCTCGCTCGTGTCGGCCATGCGGCCATTTTCGCGGGCGCGCGCAACACCCGACCACGCGTCAGCAGGGTTGGCAGGTGGGGCACCAGAACAGGTTGCGGGCGGCCATCTCGGCGACCCGCACCTCGGAGCGGCAGACGTGGCACGGTTGGCCGGCCCGGCGGTACACGTAGACCTCGCCGCCGTGCGCGTCGACCCGCGGCGGCCGGCCCATCGCGCGCGGTTCGTGCTCCGGGCGCACCGTGTCGATCCGCCCGGTGCGCACCCCGGCGCGCATCAGCGTCACCAGGTCCGGCCACAGCCGCGCCCAGGCGTCGGCGGGCAGGTCGTGCCCCGGCCGGTACGGCGAGATGCCGTGCCGGAACAGGATCTCCGCGCGGTAGATGTTGCCGACGCCGGCGACCACGCTCTGGTCCATCAGCAGCTGGCCGACCGGCACCCGGGACCGGGAGATCCGCCGGTACGCCGCGTCCGGGTCGGCGTCCGGCCGCAGCGGATCGGCGCCGAGCCGCGCGTACAGCGCCTTCTGGTCGGCCGGGGTGTGCAGCTCGCAGGCGT
This genomic interval carries:
- a CDS encoding Fpg/Nei family DNA glycosylase encodes the protein MPEGHTIHRLAREHRRLLRGVPLAVSSPQGRFAAGAARLDGATLTGTDAYGKHLYHRYRTTGGELLRLHVHLGLAGKFFTGSGLAPAPTGAVRLRVQASAGWLDLRGPNACELHTPADQKALYARLGADPLRPDADPDAAYRRISRSRVPVGQLLMDQSVVAGVGNIYRAEILFRHGISPYRPGHDLPADAWARLWPDLVTLMRAGVRTGRIDTVRPEHEPRAMGRPPRVDAHGGEVYVYRRAGQPCHVCRSEVRVAEMAARNLFWCPTCQPC